A genomic region of Denticeps clupeoides chromosome 9, fDenClu1.1, whole genome shotgun sequence contains the following coding sequences:
- the LOC114796815 gene encoding hepatic lectin-like yields MKRKECIYTNTANRKGGPQKSGLCQAGRHRYCKWTIVLLVLLCVLLLVLLIWQSISRNQLLTSCRNLSKEVEDLQATVDKLVAKRDQLKSDTDKLPNTLEREKMNRKISSSPEVQTWEESRKYCMEKGEDLVIINSREKHDVITEKNLTGWIGLKKEWKWVDSTSTYNIEFWADGQPDSNRGANEDCVGIPQNLPHKSLHDFRCSEKKKAICEK; encoded by the exons atgaagagaaaagaaTGCATATATACCAATACGGCAAACAGAAAAGGTGGACCTCAAAAATCCG GACTCTGCCAGGCTGGCAGGCACCGGTACTGTAAATGGACTATCGTGCTTCTGGTTCTACTCTGTGTACTTCTGCTGGTGCTTCTAATTTGGCAGAGTATCTCCAGGAACCAGCTACTGACCAGCTGCAGGAACCTCAGTAAGGAGGTAGAGGACCTGCAGGCCACCGTTGATAAACTGGTAGCAAAGAGAGATCAGCTGAAATCCGATACAGACAAGCTTCCCAACACACTTG AACGGGAGAAAATGAATCGCAAGATTTCCTCCTCTCCTGAAGTGCAGACATGGGAGGAAAGCAGAAAATACTGCATGGAGAAGGGAGAGGATCTGGTCATTATAAACAGCAGGGAGAAAcac GATGTTATCACTGAAAAGAATCTGACTGGATGGATCGGTCTTAAAAAGGAATGGAAATGGGTGGACAGTACGTCAACATACAACATAGA ATTTTGGGCAGATGGGCAGCCTGACAGCAATCGGGGTGCAAATGAAGACTGCGTAGGAATTCCCCAAAATCTTCCCCATAAATCCTTGCATGACTTCAGAtgttcagagaaaaaaaaagcaatttgtgAGAAATGA
- the LOC114797143 gene encoding C-type lectin domain family 4 member E-like, whose amino-acid sequence MNARSKVKKSGYGGGGQAAVFLGLLWCLLLGVSTGLSSTADEDEVLSNSLDEDRFKRDQGNNQDNDVHLTKRDQSSSCPGWKMNCRYYHYTVPMSWQQARAFCRRMGADLVIINNRAEQSLLNFLHMAGWLGLSDQAYEGKWIWVDGSPLTVQFWDHGQPQKNNGNEDCVVSHTQEHKPEHTWHDYPCSAAHWVVCEKTDYK is encoded by the exons ATGAATGCAAGAAGCAAGGTGAAGAAGTCAG GGTACGGAGGCGGTGGCCAGGCTGCTGTGTTTTTGGGGCTGCTGTGGTGTCTCCTGTTGGGGGTCTCCACAGGTCTGAGCAGCACCGCGGATGAAGATGAGGTTCTAAGCAACAGCCTGGATGAAGACAGATTCAAGAGAGATCAAGGAAATAACCAAGACAATGATGTCCACCTCACAAAACGGGATCAGT CATCCAGTTGCCCTGGATGGAAGATGAATTGCAGATATTACCACTATACAGTTCCGATGAGTTGGCAACAGGCTCGAGCGTTCTGCAGACGGATGGGTGCAGACCTGGTGATCATAAACAACAGGGCAGagcag AGCCTTCTTAATTTCTTGCACATGGCTGGATGGCTGGGCCTGAGTGACCAAGCCTACGAGGGCAAATGGATCTGGGTGGACGGCTCCCCATTGACTGTCCA ATTCTGGGACCATGGGCAGCCCCAGAAGAATAATGGGAATGAAGACTGTGTCGTGTCACACACTCAGGAGCACAAACCGGAACATACCTGGCACGACTACCCCTGTTCCGCCGCACACTGGGTCGTCTGTGAGAAAACAGATTATAAGTAG